A window from Bacteroidota bacterium encodes these proteins:
- a CDS encoding response regulator transcription factor: MKVLIIEDEELAVKKLQKTLQSVDENATVVGTADSIQSAVEWLQENNPPDLILMDIELSDGQSFEIFNLTEVKSPVIFTTSYDEFALKAFKVNSVDYLLKPVQKEDLEAALNKFKKLKSAFGSPETAGKDLSIESLVKELKQKLQPKEHRKRFLVKHAQKLVSIGCDEITYFYSDGRLNFFKTKDNKKYVVDYTMDELEEMLDPEIYFRISRSFFVSVGCIEKIEDYFGNRLILQLNPAVDKEALVSREKVTEFKKWMGK; encoded by the coding sequence ATGAAAGTCCTGATAATAGAAGATGAGGAATTAGCCGTAAAGAAATTACAGAAAACATTGCAATCAGTAGATGAAAATGCAACAGTGGTAGGTACAGCCGATAGTATACAATCAGCTGTAGAATGGCTGCAGGAAAATAACCCACCGGATCTGATACTAATGGATATTGAACTTTCCGATGGACAAAGCTTTGAAATATTTAATCTTACTGAAGTAAAAAGCCCGGTCATTTTCACTACTTCTTATGATGAGTTTGCATTAAAAGCTTTTAAAGTAAATAGTGTTGATTACCTGCTGAAGCCGGTACAAAAGGAAGATCTTGAAGCAGCTTTGAATAAGTTTAAAAAACTAAAATCGGCATTCGGTAGTCCCGAAACTGCCGGTAAAGATCTGAGTATTGAAAGCTTGGTAAAAGAACTGAAACAAAAACTACAGCCAAAAGAGCATCGGAAGCGTTTTTTGGTGAAACATGCACAGAAGCTTGTGTCAATTGGCTGCGACGAGATCACTTATTTTTACAGTGATGGCCGCCTGAATTTTTTCAAAACAAAGGATAATAAAAAATATGTAGTAGACTATACTATGGATGAGCTGGAAGAAATGCTTGATCCTGAAATTTATTTCCGTATCAGCCGCTCCTTTTTTGTATCCGTTGGTTGCATTGAAAAGATCGAAGATTATTTTGGCAACCGTTTAATTCTCCAGTTGAATCCTGCAGTTGATAAAGAAGCATTAGTAAGCCGGGAAAAAGTAACAGAGTTTAAGAAGTGGATGGGGAAGTAG
- a CDS encoding NmrA/HSCARG family protein, giving the protein MKQKPIILVTGATGAQGGSVARTLLAEDKFTVRILTRNASSEKVIALRNAGAQVVTGDLDDIFSLLRAMKDCYGVFGVTNFWEHFAKEYSQGENLIHAVQQSGIKHFVMHSLPNYYRLSRGAFAVPQYDLKAELQNYAEWLDVPATFIHMSFYYENFFNLFPLQKGVGNEFYFGFPQGSTRLAMTSVEDTGGIVATTFNNPVKYIGRTVGAVGADDSCSDYADLMSEVLKRDIFYKYIPRDDYAAFGFSGAEELADMFEVQRLFIPNRWADLMESYEMNPAMQTFESWLIKNKPRFDAYFNSLLNNAAKAA; this is encoded by the coding sequence ATGAAACAGAAACCAATCATTTTAGTTACCGGTGCTACCGGTGCGCAAGGTGGCAGCGTTGCACGAACCTTATTGGCTGAAGATAAATTTACTGTCCGCATTCTTACACGTAATGCTTCATCAGAAAAAGTTATTGCATTAAGAAATGCAGGCGCCCAGGTAGTAACCGGCGATTTGGATGATATATTCAGCCTGCTGCGTGCCATGAAAGATTGTTATGGTGTATTCGGTGTTACTAATTTCTGGGAGCATTTTGCAAAAGAATATAGCCAGGGGGAAAATCTTATTCATGCAGTTCAGCAATCAGGTATCAAACATTTTGTAATGCATAGTTTGCCTAATTATTATAGACTAAGCAGGGGAGCATTTGCTGTTCCGCAATATGATCTGAAAGCAGAATTGCAGAATTATGCTGAATGGTTAGATGTTCCGGCTACATTTATTCATATGTCTTTTTATTACGAAAACTTTTTTAACCTTTTCCCTTTACAAAAAGGTGTGGGCAATGAATTTTATTTTGGTTTTCCGCAAGGATCCACCCGGTTGGCGATGACGAGTGTAGAAGATACTGGTGGAATTGTTGCAACTACTTTTAATAACCCGGTTAAATATATCGGGAGAACAGTTGGCGCCGTGGGTGCAGATGATAGCTGTAGTGATTATGCAGACCTGATGTCGGAAGTTTTAAAAAGAGATATTTTTTACAAGTACATACCGAGAGATGATTATGCAGCGTTTGGTTTTTCGGGTGCGGAAGAACTTGCCGATATGTTTGAAGTGCAGCGTTTATTTATTCCCAACCGCTGGGCCGACCTGATGGAAAGCTATGAAATGAATCCTGCGATGCAAACCTTTGAAAGCTGGTTGATAAAAAACAAACCCAGGTTTGATGCTTATTTTAATTCACTATTGAATAACGCTGCTAAGGCAGCATAA
- a CDS encoding c-type cytochrome, with protein sequence MKKTTLTTGIVTLSIAATVIMYAISSGDNNPEQPKPMTQEEKIKRGEYLVNAVGCDDCHSPKKMGAQGPEIISELRFSGSPSTAQLPSVNTGEIKKGWMMFAPDLTSAVGPWGQSYAANISSDATGIGNWKEEQFLKALREGKYKGLDNTRPLLPPMPWFVYKNFSDDDLKSIFAYLKSTKPVHNVVAAPKPFSELK encoded by the coding sequence ATGAAGAAAACTACCTTAACCACGGGCATTGTTACATTAAGCATTGCAGCAACCGTTATCATGTATGCTATAAGCAGTGGTGACAATAATCCTGAACAACCTAAACCGATGACACAGGAAGAAAAAATAAAACGCGGCGAATATCTTGTTAACGCTGTGGGCTGCGATGATTGTCATTCACCTAAAAAAATGGGGGCACAAGGACCTGAAATAATTTCAGAACTAAGATTTTCCGGTTCTCCTTCAACAGCTCAATTGCCTTCTGTAAATACAGGAGAAATTAAAAAAGGCTGGATGATGTTTGCACCAGATCTTACATCTGCGGTCGGTCCATGGGGCCAATCTTATGCTGCTAACATAAGCAGCGATGCAACAGGTATTGGCAACTGGAAAGAAGAACAGTTTCTTAAAGCATTGCGTGAAGGAAAATACAAAGGTCTTGATAATACCCGTCCTTTATTGCCACCTATGCCATGGTTTGTTTATAAAAATTTCAGCGATGATGATCTGAAATCCATTTTCGCTTATTTGAAATCAACTAAGCCTGTACATAATGTAGTGGCGGCACCCAAACCTTTTTCAGAATTAAAATAA
- a CDS encoding SDR family oxidoreductase — translation MFSLKNKTAVVTGGGSGIGKAIAVLFAKQGATVHILELNAETAEATANEIKDAGGIAHAHACNVVDQKNVVDLFEKIGTLNILANVAGIAHVGKADTTGEADFDKVMLVNVKGVYNCIYAAIPQLRKAGGGSIMNMASIAALVGIPDRFAYSTAKGAVMAMTLSVAKDYIAESIRCNSISPARVHTPFVDGFLKNNYAGKEQEMFDKLSKTQPIGRMGTPDEIAALALYLCSDEASFITGCDYPIDGGFVKLNN, via the coding sequence ATGTTTAGTCTTAAAAATAAAACAGCGGTAGTAACAGGAGGTGGCAGTGGTATCGGGAAAGCAATTGCCGTTCTTTTTGCAAAACAAGGAGCAACCGTTCATATTCTTGAGTTAAATGCAGAAACTGCTGAAGCAACAGCAAATGAAATAAAAGACGCAGGCGGAATTGCTCATGCACATGCTTGCAATGTAGTGGATCAAAAAAATGTTGTTGACCTGTTTGAAAAAATTGGCACACTTAATATTCTTGCTAATGTTGCCGGCATTGCGCATGTTGGAAAAGCAGATACAACCGGTGAAGCAGATTTTGATAAAGTAATGCTGGTAAATGTAAAAGGAGTTTACAATTGTATTTATGCTGCTATACCTCAGCTTAGAAAAGCAGGCGGCGGTTCTATTATGAATATGGCTTCTATTGCAGCACTGGTTGGTATACCCGATCGGTTTGCATACAGTACAGCCAAAGGTGCAGTGATGGCAATGACATTGAGTGTAGCAAAAGATTATATCGCAGAAAGCATCCGTTGCAATTCTATTTCACCGGCAAGAGTGCACACACCATTTGTAGATGGCTTTTTAAAAAATAATTATGCCGGTAAAGAACAAGAAATGTTTGATAAACTTTCTAAAACGCAACCAATAGGAAGAATGGGGACACCGGACGAAATAGCTGCACTGGCATTATACCTCTGCAGTGATGAAGCTTCTTTTATTACAGGTTGTGATTACCCTATTGATGGTGGATTTGTAAAATTGAATAACTAA
- a CDS encoding fumarylacetoacetate hydrolase family protein, whose protein sequence is MKLIRFGEPGNERPGIIINDNWLDVSDYIDEYDEEFFENDGIKLLNKLVHEAEFKPVPKNTRLGSPVARPSKIICIGLNYSDHAKESNMQLPPEPVVFFKATSAIVGPNDDLIIPKNSKKTDWEVELAIVIGKKASYVSEADALNYVAGYVLHNDYSEREFQLERSGQWVKGKSCDTFAPLGPFLATQDEIADVNDLHLWLTVNGKMMQDGNTKNLVFNVPHLVSYLSQFMSLLPGDIISTGTPAGVGLGQKPEPVYIKAGDVIELGIDGLGSSKQTAVAWK, encoded by the coding sequence ATGAAACTAATACGATTTGGCGAACCCGGTAATGAAAGACCTGGTATAATTATTAATGATAACTGGCTCGATGTATCAGACTACATTGATGAGTATGATGAGGAGTTTTTTGAAAATGATGGCATTAAACTGCTGAACAAACTTGTTCATGAAGCGGAGTTCAAGCCTGTTCCAAAAAATACAAGATTGGGTTCACCTGTTGCCAGGCCATCAAAAATTATTTGCATCGGTTTGAATTATTCTGACCATGCAAAAGAAAGTAATATGCAATTACCTCCGGAGCCTGTTGTATTCTTTAAAGCGACATCTGCTATCGTTGGACCGAATGATGATCTTATTATTCCTAAAAACAGTAAAAAGACAGATTGGGAAGTAGAGCTTGCAATTGTAATTGGTAAAAAAGCAAGTTATGTAAGTGAAGCTGATGCGCTGAATTATGTTGCCGGTTATGTACTGCATAATGATTACAGTGAAAGAGAATTTCAACTGGAACGCAGCGGACAATGGGTAAAAGGAAAAAGCTGTGATACTTTTGCACCTCTTGGCCCCTTTCTTGCTACGCAGGATGAAATAGCTGATGTAAATGATCTTCACCTCTGGTTAACTGTGAATGGAAAAATGATGCAGGATGGTAATACAAAAAATCTTGTATTCAATGTTCCGCATCTTGTCTCCTATCTCAGCCAGTTTATGAGTTTATTGCCTGGTGATATTATTTCAACAGGTACTCCTGCCGGAGTTGGACTCGGGCAAAAACCAGAACCTGTTTATATCAAAGCAGGAGATGTGATAGAATTAGGAATTGATGGATTGGGAAGTAGTAAACAAACTGCAGTTGCATGGAAATGA
- a CDS encoding L-rhamnose mutarotase → MKKFCLALDLKADLKLITEYEQYHKNVWPEIIKSIKDSGIEVLDIYRTGNRMFMIIEAKDDFSFEKKAAMDNSNPKVQEWEELMWKFQQALPWAKEGEKWILMEKIFSLD, encoded by the coding sequence ATGAAAAAATTTTGTCTCGCCCTAGATTTGAAAGCTGATCTTAAACTGATAACAGAATACGAGCAGTACCATAAAAATGTTTGGCCGGAAATAATTAAAAGCATCAAAGACTCCGGTATTGAAGTACTGGATATTTATAGAACGGGCAACAGGATGTTTATGATCATTGAAGCAAAAGATGATTTTAGTTTTGAAAAGAAAGCTGCAATGGATAACTCTAATCCGAAAGTGCAGGAATGGGAAGAACTGATGTGGAAATTCCAACAAGCACTACCATGGGCGAAGGAAGGAGAAAAATGGATTTTGATGGAAAAGATTTTTAGTTTGGATTAG
- a CDS encoding four helix bundle protein, which produces MSPAKNFTDLIVWQKTHLFVLATYKYTMKFPKEEIYALTSQFRRAAVSIAANIAEGFKKISNKDKIKYYNISQGSLEECQYYLILATDLNYGENTQLMGQIEEISKILDSYISSIETNSGF; this is translated from the coding sequence ATGAGTCCTGCAAAGAACTTTACTGATTTGATTGTTTGGCAGAAAACTCACTTATTTGTTTTAGCTACATATAAATACACTATGAAATTTCCAAAAGAGGAAATTTATGCATTGACTTCCCAGTTTAGAAGGGCTGCAGTATCAATTGCGGCAAATATTGCAGAAGGTTTTAAGAAAATATCAAATAAGGATAAGATCAAGTATTATAATATTTCGCAAGGTTCACTTGAGGAATGCCAGTATTATCTTATTCTTGCAACAGATTTAAACTATGGAGAGAATACACAATTGATGGGTCAAATAGAAGAGATTAGCAAAATACTTGATTCTTATATTTCATCAATTGAAACAAACTCCGGCTTCTGA
- a CDS encoding amidohydrolase, with product MTIDTHVHFWKYDKVRDSWITDNMKILKQDYLPEHLIQSLKRNDIDGCVAVQASQTEYETHFLTELAKTHSEIKGVVGWVDLQNENVEQRLEYFSQYSIIKGWRHIVQSEPEDFLLRDNFQRGIRALAKYDCTYDILIYHHQLKPALEFVSKFPGQKFIIDHCGKPDIKTKNIDEWSKLVKEMAKHPNVHCKISGLLTEANWKTWSAKDFYPYLDTVFDAFGTDRLLFGSDWPVMLLSGIYVQWKSLLEKYMENFTEDDRQKVFGENAVAFYNL from the coding sequence ATGACAATTGATACACACGTTCATTTCTGGAAATATGATAAAGTAAGAGATTCATGGATCACTGATAACATGAAGATCTTAAAGCAGGATTATTTACCGGAACATTTGATCCAATCACTCAAAAGAAATGATATTGATGGATGCGTAGCAGTACAGGCAAGTCAAACTGAATACGAAACACATTTTCTCACAGAGCTTGCAAAAACACATTCAGAAATAAAAGGCGTTGTAGGTTGGGTTGATCTGCAAAATGAAAACGTTGAACAACGCCTTGAATATTTTTCTCAATACTCTATCATCAAAGGATGGCGGCATATAGTACAAAGCGAACCAGAAGATTTTTTGCTGCGTGATAATTTTCAAAGAGGAATCAGGGCCTTGGCAAAATATGATTGCACTTATGATATCCTTATCTATCATCATCAACTAAAACCGGCACTGGAGTTTGTTTCAAAATTTCCGGGGCAGAAATTCATCATTGATCATTGTGGTAAACCGGATATCAAAACAAAAAATATTGACGAATGGAGTAAGTTGGTGAAAGAAATGGCAAAGCACCCTAATGTTCATTGCAAAATTTCAGGGTTACTTACTGAAGCAAACTGGAAAACATGGAGTGCAAAAGATTTTTATCCTTATCTCGATACAGTGTTTGATGCATTCGGTACAGATCGTTTACTATTTGGTAGTGATTGGCCGGTGATGCTGCTCTCCGGTATTTATGTACAATGGAAAAGTTTATTGGAAAAATACATGGAAAATTTTACTGAAGACGACAGGCAAAAAGTATTTGGAGAAAATGCGGTTGCGTTTTATAACTTATAA
- a CDS encoding SDR family oxidoreductase: MDLHLKDKIIIVTGGAKGIGAGIVKVLAAEGAIPVVVGRNANDNEAILKEIGANGFAVAAELTDPNECKKAVDETIKKFGRIDGVVNNAGVNDGVGIETGDYEKFIASLHKNLVHYYLIVHHALPELKKSKGAIVNIGSKVAVTGQGNTSAYAASNGGRNALTREWAVDLLKYGIRVNAVEVAECYTPLYDKWIKTLPNPEEKLRSITDKIPLGKRMTTAEEIANMVAFLLSEKSSHTTGQLIYVDGGYTHLDRALL, translated from the coding sequence ATGGATCTACATTTAAAAGACAAGATCATTATTGTAACAGGTGGCGCCAAGGGAATTGGTGCTGGCATTGTAAAAGTATTGGCAGCAGAAGGAGCTATTCCTGTAGTTGTAGGCAGAAATGCTAATGACAATGAAGCAATACTGAAAGAGATCGGCGCAAATGGTTTTGCAGTAGCAGCTGAACTCACCGATCCCAATGAATGTAAAAAAGCAGTAGATGAAACGATAAAAAAATTTGGTCGTATTGACGGAGTAGTTAATAATGCCGGTGTAAACGACGGCGTAGGTATTGAAACCGGTGATTATGAAAAATTCATTGCATCACTGCATAAAAACCTGGTGCATTATTATCTTATCGTTCATCATGCATTGCCTGAATTGAAAAAATCAAAAGGCGCCATTGTAAATATCGGGAGCAAAGTGGCCGTAACAGGACAAGGCAATACTTCTGCTTATGCTGCCAGCAATGGCGGACGCAATGCACTCACAAGAGAATGGGCAGTTGATCTGTTGAAATATGGAATAAGAGTAAACGCTGTTGAAGTAGCAGAATGTTACACTCCTTTATATGATAAATGGATCAAGACACTACCCAACCCCGAAGAAAAACTAAGATCCATCACCGATAAAATTCCTTTGGGAAAAAGAATGACAACTGCTGAAGAAATTGCCAATATGGTTGCGTTCCTGCTTTCAGAAAAATCATCTCATACTACCGGTCAATTAATATATGTAGATGGCGGTTATACACATTTAGACAGGGCCTTGTTATAA
- a CDS encoding 5'-nucleotidase, lipoprotein e(P4) family, giving the protein MKKLLLSCTFILMISMLVAQNNTCTDSCEFKMKEYPILFQQRAAEYRALCYQAFNLAALRLSMLPKTNTRRAIITDLDETILDNSYQQAELIVNNQPYTGKSWKEWTDKSAATGVPGAVEFLQKAKQKGITIFYISNRDTTEVKSTLLNLQKLKLPNADAAHMLFLSGTSSKEARRQLVMKKYNVVMLLGDNLNDFMQAFEKKNITDRFAETDKVKAEWGKKFIVIPNAAYGEWENAIYDYERNLSPEQKEAKRKEKIILPPGE; this is encoded by the coding sequence ATGAAAAAACTACTGCTTAGCTGCACTTTCATTTTAATGATAAGCATGCTGGTTGCTCAAAACAACACATGCACCGATTCCTGCGAGTTTAAAATGAAAGAGTACCCGATCCTTTTTCAACAGCGGGCCGCTGAATACCGTGCATTATGCTACCAGGCTTTTAATCTCGCTGCTTTAAGATTAAGTATGTTGCCAAAAACAAACACCCGGAGAGCTATCATTACTGATCTTGATGAGACCATACTCGATAATAGTTACCAGCAAGCCGAATTGATCGTCAATAACCAACCTTATACCGGCAAATCGTGGAAGGAATGGACAGATAAGTCAGCGGCGACCGGCGTACCCGGCGCTGTTGAGTTTTTACAAAAAGCAAAACAAAAAGGCATCACCATTTTTTATATCAGCAACCGGGATACAACTGAAGTAAAAAGCACTCTACTCAATTTGCAAAAATTAAAATTACCGAACGCTGATGCTGCTCATATGCTCTTTTTATCCGGTACCTCTTCCAAAGAAGCAAGGCGTCAACTGGTGATGAAAAAATACAATGTAGTAATGTTGCTGGGCGATAACCTGAATGATTTTATGCAGGCATTTGAAAAGAAGAACATAACTGATCGCTTTGCCGAAACAGATAAAGTAAAAGCTGAATGGGGCAAAAAATTTATTGTAATACCCAATGCTGCATATGGGGAATGGGAAAATGCGATCTATGATTATGAAAGAAATTTATCGCCAGAACAAAAAGAAGCAAAACGAAAGGAAAAAATTATTCTCCCACCAGGAGAATAA
- a CDS encoding citrate (Si)-synthase, eukaryotic, translated as MGVLKDTFKQKADAAGAEIKDILKEHGNKVIGEVTLSQAYQGMRGITGLVSETSLLDSQEGIRFRGYSIPELRDKLPKAPGGSEPLPEGLFHLMLIGTLPTQDEVNHVTNVWQRRSHVPSHVFEAIEALPVSSHPMTQFVVAIMALQTESHFQKRYSEGMNKKDYWDAVFDDSMDLIARLPRVAAYIYRRKYKDGKHIQPNGLLDWAGNFAHMLGYENEEFKELMRLYMTIHADHEGGNVSAHATHLVGSALSDPYLSLAAGMNGLAGPLHGLANQEVIKWIYEMQEELNTDLPTKDQIAEYVKKTLSQGKVVPGYGHAVLRKTDPRFTAQMEFGKKHMPDDKLVQTVWNVYDTVPPILQSLGKIKNPWPNVDAHSGALLVHFGMKEFDYYTVLFGVSRALGVMASLIWSRALGFPIERPKSVTTELVKRWLKGEDNIWGE; from the coding sequence ATGGGCGTTTTAAAAGATACGTTTAAGCAGAAAGCAGATGCGGCCGGCGCCGAAATAAAAGACATACTGAAAGAGCATGGCAATAAAGTAATAGGAGAGGTGACACTATCGCAGGCCTACCAGGGTATGCGTGGCATTACCGGGCTGGTAAGCGAAACTTCATTGCTCGATTCGCAGGAAGGTATCCGCTTCCGCGGTTATTCCATTCCTGAACTGCGTGATAAACTGCCTAAAGCTCCCGGTGGTTCGGAGCCATTGCCAGAAGGGTTGTTTCACTTAATGTTGATTGGAACCTTACCGACACAGGATGAAGTGAACCACGTTACCAATGTATGGCAACGCCGCAGTCATGTGCCGAGCCATGTGTTTGAAGCGATCGAGGCATTGCCAGTAAGTAGCCACCCGATGACGCAGTTTGTAGTGGCCATTATGGCGTTGCAAACAGAAAGTCATTTTCAGAAACGCTATTCCGAGGGCATGAATAAAAAAGATTATTGGGATGCTGTGTTTGATGATTCTATGGACCTTATTGCCCGCCTGCCCCGTGTGGCTGCTTATATCTATCGCCGCAAGTATAAAGATGGAAAGCATATTCAACCGAATGGTTTGCTTGACTGGGCCGGCAATTTTGCCCATATGCTCGGTTATGAAAATGAAGAGTTCAAAGAACTGATGCGTTTATATATGACCATTCATGCCGATCATGAAGGTGGTAATGTGAGTGCACATGCTACACATTTGGTGGGTAGTGCATTAAGCGATCCCTATTTGAGTCTTGCAGCTGGTATGAACGGGTTGGCTGGTCCTTTGCATGGCCTCGCTAATCAGGAAGTGATAAAATGGATATATGAAATGCAGGAAGAACTGAATACCGATCTACCTACAAAAGATCAGATCGCAGAATATGTAAAGAAGACATTGAGCCAGGGAAAAGTGGTGCCGGGTTATGGTCATGCCGTGCTGCGCAAAACCGATCCACGTTTTACTGCACAGATGGAGTTTGGAAAAAAACATATGCCGGATGATAAACTGGTGCAGACTGTATGGAATGTGTATGATACAGTGCCACCGATATTACAATCTCTAGGTAAAATAAAAAATCCGTGGCCAAATGTGGATGCACATAGTGGTGCATTGCTTGTACATTTCGGTATGAAGGAATTTGATTATTACACAGTGCTGTTTGGTGTAAGCCGTGCACTCGGTGTAATGGCCAGCCTTATCTGGAGCCGTGCATTAGGCTTCCCGATTGAAAGACCAAAATCAGTTACGACTGAGTTGGTAAAGAGATGGCTGAAGGGAGAGGATAATATTTGGGGGGAGTGA